From the Lemur catta isolate mLemCat1 chromosome 1, mLemCat1.pri, whole genome shotgun sequence genome, the window taaaaaaaaagaatgaaactgctGGTCAGTGGCTTTCAACTATAAtctaatatttatcatttcccccaaattaaaagatattataaatacAAGTATTATTCACATTCTTAAcacttgcttatttttctctcaaaagcaaaataaattgatGAAAAATACTGCAAGAGATAAATAGTtgaatcattaaaataatcatataactTTACCTTTACCctaaattataccttaattttgtcaagaattaaattattttcagccATAATTTAAGGGATATCAGATAGAGATATAATTAAAACCATggaaatttattataaatcaatAGTTTTGACATTTCACAACCAGAGACAATAGTGTGATAAAATAGAGCACTAAACAGACTCCAGAACACTTAATCTGCCACTTATCAACTAACAATACATGaagcaagttacctaacttctgagtatgttttctcatctgtcaaactTCATAAAGGttttaagattaaatgaagaGAACACATGAAAATGCCtcaataaaaggttaaaaatataacATCAACTGAAATTTCtgaatcaaatttaattttttttgagacagggtctcactctgttgcctgggctagagcgcaatggcatcatcatagctcatagcaacctcaaactcctgggcacaagcaatcctcctgcttcagcctctcgagtagttgggactataggtgcatgccaccacgaccagctaatttttctattttttgtagagatggggtcttgctcttgctcaggctggtctcggactcctgacctcaagcaatcctcctaccttggcctcccaaagtgctaggattacaggtgtgagccaccatgcctggccaaatttaatttcttttatcatcaAAAGTTAAGACACATTTTCCTCAGtcttagaaatttttattcttaatacaAAATGATTTATCACatgtcatataaattttatatttatagctgAATATTTCTTCAGTCATCACTGTCACTTCCTGATTCACTCAGCTGCAAATCATTtcctaaaaaagaaacaacaaaaccatagtaattaaataattaatatttatttttatattacataactTTTATGCAAAATACAACTCCAAGAGTGATACTGTTTAGCTAGCATTTTGTAATTAATAATCAGATTGCTTATTCTGTAATCCAGGCATATAATTAGTAACTCAAATAATTAATACTACctataaacaaaaaataccacAGTTTTAATATTACCTGGCATCTATTTTAGTCTTCTTTCAAACACCAACATTACCCTTTTTTAAATATCACTGACTTAATTTTATCAGGAAATGAGAGACAGTATGGTTTAGAAGACAGTTATATGATGCAACTATCATGTAAACTGAAAGATAACTTTGTTTTCTTGAGACGTTTAccaagattttatttcttttttttaagagtgaAAAAACGTTAtagtattttttacttaaaatgcaGTAGAAATCATTAAGTAATACATGTCAAGAGTAACTCATCACTGATTCCTTTGCAATTCATCCATCTGCTTATAGTCATGGAACTTACACTCCACTGGGGCAGTgaacaaaaaaatgtataacataatGCCAAGTGCTATGAAAAAAGGAACATGGGTATGGAGATAGTGGTGGGAGTTGCTAATTTAGATATGGTAGTTGGGAAGGCCTTCTTGGGGGTAATATTTGAATAGAGATCCAAATGTATAAAGAAAGTCATAAAAAAATGGAGGGAAAGCAGACTGTTCAGGTTAAAGAAATAGCAAGTACAAATACCCCAAGGCAGGAGCATGCTTATTGTGTTCTCTGACTTACAAGGTCACTGTGGCTGGAGTGGAATGAACTAGGAAGAGAACAGTAGTAAATGTGGTCAGAAAGATATCCAGAAGGTCATGGTAAAAACTTTGGATTTTGTTTAAGTCATAATGAGAACTCATAGGAAAATTTTAAGCAGGCAACTGACTTGAACCTGGCTGCATATCAGTGAATACACTATAACAGTGTAGAAGAAACATGGAAGCAGGGAGAACAGTTATAAGTTTATTGTAGTCTctcatgtaagaaaaaaatgtggggTTTCGCTCAGGTGGTCCAGTGGAGGTGGTGCTAAGTGGTCACATTGATAATATACTTTGAAGATAGAGCTTAAAGGACTATTTAAAATATTGGATTTAAGGcataagagaaagacagaaatgaagaatgacCCCAAGGTTTCTGGTCTGAACAACTACATAAATGGTTTCATCATTTACTGAGATGAGAAACACCAGAGGAACAAGGTTGTGGGAGAAGAATCACATGTTCAATTTTTATTGTGGTACATTTGAGATATCTAGTAAATATTCAAGTATATATGTTATAGGCAATTAGATATACAAAGAGCTCAAGGTAGAGATTGGATTTGGAAATAAGAATTTGGGAGTAATTGATTATATGGGTTTAATTGAAGCTATAGAATTGAATGAAATCACTTGGGTAGTAAATTACAACGAttaaaaaaggttttctttttagcTACTCCACAATCAACAAAAGGtgaaatattttgaagtcaaTATCTAATTTAGGAGGAGTAGTTTTCTTAGGCCATATAAAAGTCATTGTAAAATATCTCAGTCCTTCACATGAACTCCAGAACTGAATACACcatttgatgaaaaaaatctgCTAAAGCTTCTTTTGTGCATCTGGTTCCCAtgaccattttatcattttcaaggCTTAAGTTTCCACTTATTATACAACTATTGTATGGCATAAGAATGTTCAACTTGACATAATGCCTGTAACATGAGTTTCTCAAGTGACATAAACTCAAATATCCTCAGAGTTCCATTTGCCTTTATAGACTTTATGCTATTAAGGTTATATGCTCAGCATCGATATGCTGCTTGTTGAAATGTTCAGTCAAGTTTTGAAGACATAAGATAAGCCTTTGAATATGAAATGCTTAATAAAGGAAATGTGTTTTCAATCAAAACAGTAATTATGACTTCGAAAAAGGAGAGTAATATGTAGCAAATGTATTCAGACATTTAAACCAATGGTTCTCAATTAGAGTGGTACTGCCACCAGGAGATGCTACAGAAATTTATATGAGGGGCTGCTTGTCCTAACGATTGCAGATTGCTAGTAGCAATTAGCAGAAGGGGAATTCAGGAACGCTAAAGGTCTTGCAATGTACAGACCAGACTTGCAAAATAAAGAAGTCTTCGATTTTATACATTCTATGAAACTTCTGCAAGTCCAGTGGGATAATCATGGAAaatctgtttataattttaaggcCAGAACCTAATTGCATTTTCATAATTCCAAGTATTCTTTTGCCCAGATATAACTGAAATTGACAAGGATGCAACTATCATGTAAACTAAAAGACAACTTTGTTTTCTTGAGAACTTTACcaagattttatttcctttttttttgtttgttttttgttttttgttttaagagacaggctctcactctgtcacccaggctggagtgcagttgtatgagcatagctcactgcagcctcaaactcctgggttcaggagatcctcctgcctcagcctcctaagtagctgggactacaggcatgtgccaggcTGGTGCCCAGCCAAGGTTTTTTAAGAATAGTTTTGGAAAGAGGGGGAAGCAAAAATGGCGGATTAGCGGTGatctcctggctctctgctcccagagtaggagATGAAGAACTTGGATGGCTACACATGAATGGATCACTGCCCCCCCAAGAACAGTgttgtgaatctgcagagaagcagcgcaGGACAAGCAGcacgggggaaaaaaaaaaaaaagaagcgaATGGgagataaaatcagaaaaactGCAGAATGCGAGATATACAATACGGAATAGAGCGTGGGATGCGCGGCCAGGCAAGGCAgtgtgatctgacccacaggaggatgcCTGGTTCCTCCACCGACCTGGCACCCACTCAGGGAAgcgcctgaagtcagtgcaaagttGTGGCACACGCTGACAGGCTTTGTAGAGAAGAGAGAATAGCGGGAAATATTTTGAACTCCCCAGTGCTCTGTGCTAGGACCGCACTGGGCGGGGGAGGAACTGGTCTGAGTGGACACTTCCCACAACCCTGCCACggagtttggagacaggcacTTCGCCTCTGGCGGTCATCGGGAGCAGAATAAAGGAGGTGAATGCTGAAAGGGGGACTCTGCCCTTGGAAACCGCTGAAGATTTGGCTGGCTCAGGGCAAGACAGAGAGCAGGGCCCTCTACTGGACAGATGTGAGACTGGGGACAGCTGGCGGCTTGTTGATTCAGCCTGCCAAACCAGCATCTGCCCACCCCCAAGTGGTCGCCCCCAGCACTGGTTCTCCGTGGGTGGCTGGCCCCCTGAGACGCTGTGGCATGCTGCGGTTTTcagcagcacccctcccccagcccaggtaTCTTTCACACCGGGCATGGTGGGCTCCATCCATCCTAGGAGATGGGGAGAAGCCAGAAGAGACACTTTCTCTGTGCAGCTGCCGCGAATCCACTGGACTTTGGTACTAAAAAGTAGTCCACAAACTGTTGCTTTGGCTAGTCGGGCCAGCATCAGCGGGCAAAGCTTGAGCGCATCCCCCTAGCACTGGTGCTCTGGTGGGGAGGCCACCAGCTGTGGGATCCCCAGACGCTGGGGAGGATGGCAGTTTCGGGCaacaccccttccccagcccagcgACTTTCAGGCCCAAGTGGCGGGCTCCGCCCTTAGAGGCAGGGAGAAGCAGAAAAGCCGCTTTCTCTGTGCCACTGCCGTGAGTCTGCGGGGCCCTGGTCCTAAGCAATAGGGGGCACCTGTTGATTTGGTCTGCCAGACAGCCTTAGATCATCTGATAAGAACATAACTCTAGGGCTTGGTTTTCGTGTCTGGGTGGCTTCCAGCTTTGGGGTCTGTGgactgggaaggaaaatcctcgccagagtcctcagcaattgcaccaactgatgcccctccccacctctcccaaCAGAagcagcctcccaagtgtggTGAAAGAGCCCCGAATAACATATTAGTGGCTCCCCCTAgcggcagatcaagcaaccatagaagTATACACACTCAGGCTTACAGGCATCAGTTGCTCTTACCTCACCTAAAGGGGGAACAGGGTTCAAGTAACCCTCGGGAATGGCAAGACACTTCCCAAAGATCGGGGCATTCATATACCCCATTTAGGGGACCAGAATCCAACACAGAGGCATCAGATTATCttgataactggctcctccacgCAAACCTCAATCAACAACAGAGAGGGTAACTCCGTAGCTCAACACAGTGCCTTTCATCTCAAGCTATGAGAGGGCAGTGAAGTCATACACACAAGTGTGAttcatcacctgggagcttaagctgggggaccaaactcactaatctccattggcaagaggtgaagataATAGGTCAGCGGTAACCGAACTTgctaaaacacctctaaggcaatacTGGACCAACACGTCTCTTCCCAGCTCTGTCAAGGAATGTCCCTTTGGAGATAAGGCCATAAACCAGTCCTAGCACCCCCAGTTCTTgacaaagtagcctgatgagaaagaatcagcaaaagaatgccggaaacatgaaagatcagagagaaaagtcacccccaaaagaaatcattagatctTCAACAATGGATACCAGCAtacacaaaatgattaaaatgatggaggaagaattctgaacatggattataagaaaacttaatggaattgaagagaaaatagaaactcaacacaaagaagccacaagaacaatataggaaatgaatgaaaaattctctaaagaaattgaaatatgaaaaaaaccaaacagaaattctggaaatgaaagaagcaTTTAAGGaactacaaaatacagtggaaagccttcagaatagaatggatcatgcagaggaaagaatgtcAGAGCTTGAatataatgcctatgtgctaaaaatcaggaagaaaaagaacacagaagcaagagacaagaacaaaatatacaagaaatgtgggattatgtgaagaaaccaaatataagaattacaggcaccccagagagagaagaggataCACGAGAGCCGGataatctatttcttggaatactggaggaaaatatgcatggcctggccagaaacctagatatcctgatacaagaagcacacagaactcctgggagactcaatgtgaaaaggcaatcaccattTCACGTTGCtattaggctggccaaagtaaacatgaaagaaaaggaagatatgATTTCATCAGAAAGGTGAAGAAAGACTTCCTTGAGAAAGTAGCTTTGAACTGTAATCTAAAGGAGAAAAAGTTAACTacatgaaaagaagaaaggtttctGGAAAAATGGACACTATGCATAAAAGCCCTGAGGTAGGTAAAAGTATTTGAGTGTAGTAGCAAAAAGAAGGTAACTGttgctagaaaagaaaaagtaagaccATTATGTTAAGGAATCTAGTCTCTATCTCAAAAGAAATTACAAGCTATTAAAAAGTGTAAAGCAGGAGAGGTGACACTGTATTTGAATTGTGAAAAAGCCAATATGGCTACAATGTGATAGGAGAAAAACCAAGAAGGCATTATGTCATACAAGTCAACAGAAAATGcataattcaataaaaaagtaatggtTAACAAtgtcaaatacataaaataggaaTCTTCTTTATCCAAATGTTATATCATAATCAATATGGCTCTACTGTGAATTCtcacttttccaattttttgtgtTTATGTATACTTACTTAAAGTATTCATCAGAAGGCCACTGTTGTCATGAAATCTGTTATGACTGGCATCTGTGTCTGGAATCCTAGATTGTGGCATGGCAGACATGGTAGGATGTCCTGAGATATAATTCCCTGCATCAGAAGGAGAGGATTTGCACTCTTCATTTTCTGAATCACTAGAACTATCCTCACTACTTGAAGATGATGAACTTGTAGAATCTGATGAACTATCACAACTACTCATCTGGTCCATTAGACTAGCTTCTGCCTTCAATTctgaaaataaagcagaaatgaatagattaaataatgttaaataaataataaaatgtgaatgtATTAGTTTCTAAGAAACTgttgaggaataaataaaatgaaacatacatTTATAGCACTTAGagtactttatttaaaaaaaatcctctaccATCAAACCATACTTCAATGATGGGATTATGAACACTAAAAGATATAGACAATGTCTAAATCTAAATTCCACATTTATTTATACCACTGTACTTAAATATATAGGtaactcaaatataaaataaatgatataaaaaactaaaactataaaaattaaacttcattTTGACAGAAActgtcttttaattcttttttattttcttaatacatACAATACAGTGTGATAATATAATAGCCTGGTTGTCCTAGAGAACATTCTGATGAAGCATCATTATTTAGGATTCTCCCCTGCCCCCTTAGTGgggatttaaaatattctaagtatttttgaaaagctaGTTCCCATTATAACTTTGGTTGTAAATATTTCTgtagataaaaagaataataatagctgggcatggtggctcacacctgtaatcccagcaactcagaagGCTAAaggaggaggactgcttgagtccaggagtttgagaccagcctgggcaacatagtgagactttgtctctaaaaaaaaaataaaaaataaaaattagccaggaatggtggtgcactgctacagtcccagctactcggaagactgaggcagaaggactgcttgagctcaggagttggaggaggtagtgagctatgactgtgcacTGCATTAgagcctgagtgacagaacaagacttcatctctaaaaagcAACCACAGCAACAATGTTGATGTCTTCCTTggtttagtgtttttttaatttcttttaagaaacaaaaagtttatGGTTGGAAAGGTCTTCAGCTATTATTTAGATCGAcctcataattttattaataaaaatgagagaatggaGGGCCAGAAAGGCCAAAATTTGTCAGCTATTTAGGGGTAGAGCCAAGTCTACTAACACTCAAGTCAATATTTTTCTACTGAATTATAAAACTTGTCAAATAattgaacaaaattttttaaaataaaaattctaagtgaaTAATATATCCAGTTGACACACTGCCATTTGATATCATTTTAATACATTACTATATTAAATTAACTGGTAATTTCTAGCTCACTTTCTCATCCTCCTTATTAAAGACACATTAGCTTTCTTCCTATTATTCGATCACATTAAATCCATTTCCATCTTAAGTTCTTTGCACTAGCTGTTTCTTCTGCATGGCATATTCTTCACTcagatcttttttgtttgtttgttttaatacatAATTTCCACACAGCAAAATGCATAGCTCTAagttttagaatatataaaaccACCACTgagatcaagatatagaacatttccattctCATAAATGTTCTACTGTGCTCTTTTCCAGTCAATGCACACACCATTTTGACTTGTATTACcaaagatttttgtctgttcttgAACTTAATATAAATGGATTCACTCAGCATGTACTTTTTTATGTCTGCCTTTTTTACACgtttttttatattcattcatgttatatttaatttttaaatcttttccttttttactttattgatttataataatttacatatttatggaatacatgtgtttgttatatatatagaatgtataacgatcaagtcagagtattttggg encodes:
- the EAF2 gene encoding ELL-associated factor 2 isoform X2 yields the protein MWNSTRTPNVVKHSPCEDKMFPASPMDDIERELKAEASLMDQMSSCDSSSDSTSSSSSSSEDSSSDSENEECKSSPSDAGNYISGHPTMSAMPQSRIPDTDASHNRFHDNSGLLMNTLRNDLQLSESGSDSDD